Proteins from one Streptomyces sp. NBC_00390 genomic window:
- a CDS encoding MOSC domain-containing protein — MKLLTVNVGQLRTVDYADNGATGIDKRPVDGAVRVTDPGPKGQGGSGLAGDAISDLRHHGGTDQAVYAFAREDLDRWEKELGRPLPNGSFGENLTTSGVDMSGARIGERWRIGDDLVLEVTSGRIPCRTFASRLDEKGWVKRFTRDCAPGAYLRVIEPGEIRAGDPVEIVHRPGHDVTVVMAFRAETVERSLLPKVLAAGEALHTGLLRDARAYVAKHGGVSDSVI, encoded by the coding sequence ATGAAGCTTCTGACCGTGAACGTGGGACAGCTCAGGACCGTCGACTACGCCGACAACGGCGCGACAGGCATCGACAAGCGTCCGGTCGACGGAGCCGTCCGCGTCACGGATCCGGGCCCCAAGGGTCAGGGCGGGAGCGGTCTGGCCGGGGACGCGATCAGCGACCTGCGCCATCACGGCGGCACCGACCAGGCGGTGTACGCCTTTGCGCGCGAGGATCTCGACCGGTGGGAGAAGGAGCTTGGCCGGCCGCTGCCCAACGGCTCGTTCGGCGAGAACCTCACCACCAGCGGGGTGGACATGAGCGGCGCGCGGATCGGGGAGCGCTGGCGGATCGGCGACGATCTGGTGCTCGAGGTGACGAGCGGCCGCATCCCCTGCCGGACGTTCGCGAGCCGGCTGGACGAGAAGGGCTGGGTCAAGCGCTTCACTCGGGACTGCGCGCCCGGCGCATATCTGCGGGTGATCGAGCCCGGCGAGATCCGCGCCGGCGACCCGGTCGAGATCGTGCACCGGCCCGGGCACGACGTGACCGTCGTGATGGCCTTCCGCGCCGAGACGGTGGAACGTTCACTGCTGCCGAAGGTGCTGGCGGCCGGAGAGGCGCTCCACACCGGGCTGCTGCGGGACGCGCGCGCGTACGTGGCCAAGCACGGCGGGGTGTCCGACTCCGTCATATAG
- a CDS encoding WhiB family transcriptional regulator — protein MADFSRLPGPNADLWDWQLLAACRGVDSSLFFHPEGERGAARSARENSAKEVCMRCPVRAECAAHALAVREPYGVWGGLTEDEREELMGRARHRLIPATSAGGSAHG, from the coding sequence ATGGCAGATTTCTCTCGCCTTCCCGGACCCAACGCCGATCTGTGGGACTGGCAGCTCCTCGCGGCATGCCGCGGGGTCGACAGCTCGCTCTTCTTCCACCCGGAGGGTGAGCGGGGCGCAGCGCGAAGCGCGCGTGAGAACTCGGCGAAAGAGGTCTGCATGAGGTGCCCGGTCCGGGCGGAGTGTGCGGCGCATGCGCTGGCGGTGCGCGAGCCGTACGGCGTCTGGGGCGGCCTGACGGAGGACGAGCGCGAGGAGCTCATGGGACGCGCACGCCATCGGCTGATCCCGGCCACGAGCGCAGGAGGTTCTGCGCACGGCTGA
- a CDS encoding multicopper oxidase family protein, producing the protein MSRFKRVLITLTTLVVIVGLALGGGSLWLFSDAKVSNVGAGFSRELAIPPLAKSAVKRDGTRVFDLTMQAGQKEFRPGLKTPTWGFNGAFLGPTLRAERGEKVQVRIKNKLGEESTVHWHGMHLPAKMDGGPHQMIAPGATWSPHWTVDQPAASLWYHPHPHGRTERHVQRGLAGMFLLDDANSTRLALPKRYGVDDLPVIVQDVRFDGAKFDSGHKLMRNVGFLGDRTMVNGTLDPYKEVGDELVRLRLLNASTARTYDFGFSDNRKFSLVGTDGGLLEKAVALDRIQLSPGERAETVVRMKPGERTVLRSYPQTNYGDFWQSRFSGADDTFDVLELRAKDTLRPSPGIPARLGEPEVPDGSDSVRERSFGLLMSGINGRPMAMDRIDQTVVRGTAETWTVRNDDGVPHNFHVHDVQFRVLEVDGKQPPPELRGAKDTVFVPGSQTVKLAMRFTGPADPDTPYMYHCHLLYHEDIGMMGQFVVVEKGQKAGTVRTPHSHVGH; encoded by the coding sequence ATGTCTCGCTTCAAGCGCGTCCTCATCACTCTCACGACCCTTGTCGTGATCGTTGGCCTGGCGCTCGGCGGCGGTTCACTCTGGCTGTTCTCGGACGCCAAGGTGTCCAACGTCGGCGCCGGTTTCAGCCGTGAGCTCGCCATACCGCCGCTCGCGAAGTCCGCGGTGAAGAGAGATGGCACCCGGGTCTTCGACCTGACGATGCAGGCCGGTCAGAAGGAGTTCAGGCCGGGGCTGAAGACGCCCACCTGGGGATTCAACGGGGCCTTCCTCGGGCCGACGCTGCGCGCGGAGCGGGGCGAGAAGGTCCAGGTGCGGATCAAGAACAAGCTGGGCGAGGAGTCCACCGTGCACTGGCACGGTATGCATCTGCCCGCGAAGATGGACGGCGGCCCGCACCAGATGATCGCGCCCGGCGCGACCTGGAGCCCGCACTGGACCGTGGACCAGCCGGCCGCCAGCCTCTGGTACCACCCGCATCCGCACGGCAGGACGGAGCGGCATGTGCAGCGGGGATTGGCCGGGATGTTCCTGCTCGACGACGCGAACTCGACACGGCTCGCGCTGCCGAAGCGGTACGGGGTGGACGACCTGCCGGTCATCGTGCAGGACGTCCGCTTCGACGGCGCGAAGTTCGACAGCGGCCACAAGCTGATGCGCAACGTCGGCTTCCTCGGCGACCGGACCATGGTCAACGGCACCCTCGACCCGTACAAGGAGGTGGGCGACGAGCTGGTGCGGCTGCGGCTGCTCAATGCCTCGACCGCCCGCACCTATGACTTCGGATTCTCCGACAACAGGAAGTTCTCACTGGTCGGCACCGACGGCGGACTCCTGGAGAAGGCGGTCGCCCTCGACCGGATCCAGCTGTCGCCGGGCGAGCGTGCCGAGACAGTGGTACGGATGAAGCCGGGTGAGCGAACCGTACTGCGCAGCTATCCGCAGACCAACTACGGGGACTTCTGGCAGAGCCGGTTCAGCGGCGCGGACGACACCTTCGACGTGCTGGAGTTGCGTGCCAAGGACACCCTGCGGCCCTCCCCCGGCATCCCCGCCAGGCTCGGCGAGCCAGAGGTGCCGGACGGCTCGGACTCGGTGCGCGAGCGGTCCTTCGGTCTGTTGATGTCAGGGATAAACGGTCGGCCGATGGCCATGGACCGGATAGACCAGACCGTCGTCCGCGGCACGGCCGAGACCTGGACGGTGCGCAACGACGACGGCGTCCCGCACAACTTCCATGTCCACGACGTGCAGTTCCGGGTGCTGGAGGTGGACGGCAAGCAGCCGCCGCCGGAACTGCGCGGGGCCAAGGACACGGTGTTCGTGCCGGGAAGTCAGACCGTGAAGCTCGCGATGCGGTTCACCGGGCCGGCCGATCCGGACACCCCGTACATGTACCACTGTCACCTGCTGTATCACGAGGACATAGGGATGATGGGCCAGTTCGTGGTCGTCGAGAAGGGCCAGAAGGCGGGCACGGTGCGTACGCCGCACTCACACGTGGGGCACTAA
- a CDS encoding SDR family NAD(P)-dependent oxidoreductase → MTTALITGATAGIGAAFARRLAVEGRNLVLVARDTKRLQEQATELHDKHGIEAEVLTADLSEEGGIEAVARRLADRKDPVDLLVNNAGFGNKGRFLEVSMADELTMLKVHCEAVLRLTAAAAEAMRERGRGGVVNVASVAAFVPRGTYGASKSWVVQFTQGAARDLAGSGVRLMALCPGFVRTEFHERAGMGTDNIPGWMWLDVDKLVATALSDLARGKTLSIPDARYKALMGVVKLAPRGLLGGVSSRAGRKYGPQ, encoded by the coding sequence ATGACGACTGCACTGATTACGGGAGCGACCGCGGGCATCGGCGCTGCGTTCGCACGGCGGCTCGCCGTCGAGGGACGGAACCTGGTGCTGGTGGCTCGTGACACCAAGCGGCTGCAGGAGCAGGCCACCGAGCTGCACGACAAGCACGGCATCGAGGCGGAGGTGCTGACCGCGGACCTGTCCGAGGAGGGCGGGATCGAGGCGGTCGCCCGGCGGCTGGCCGACCGGAAGGACCCGGTCGATCTGCTGGTCAACAACGCCGGGTTCGGCAACAAGGGACGCTTCCTCGAGGTCTCCATGGCCGATGAGCTGACGATGCTCAAGGTGCACTGCGAGGCCGTGCTGCGGCTGACCGCGGCGGCGGCGGAGGCGATGCGGGAGCGCGGCCGGGGCGGTGTGGTCAATGTGGCGTCGGTGGCGGCGTTCGTGCCGCGCGGCACCTACGGCGCGTCCAAGTCGTGGGTGGTGCAGTTCACCCAGGGAGCGGCACGGGATCTGGCGGGTTCGGGAGTGCGGCTGATGGCGCTGTGCCCGGGGTTCGTACGGACGGAATTCCATGAGCGGGCCGGGATGGGGACGGACAACATCCCCGGCTGGATGTGGCTGGATGTCGACAAGCTGGTGGCGACGGCACTGTCCGACCTGGCCCGGGGAAAGACGCTCTCGATCCCGGACGCGCGGTACAAGGCGCTGATGGGCGTGGTGAAGCTGGCGCCGCGCGGGCTGCTCGGCGGGGTCAGCTCCCGGGCGGGACGCAAGTACGGTCCGCAGTAG
- a CDS encoding LysR family transcriptional regulator, giving the protein MIEARHLRVLRAVAATGSFSAAARELGCTQPAVSQQMKALETSAGTPLLIRTGREMRLTQAGEALVRHAAGILAGLTAAEEEIAAIAGLRAGRVRLVSFPSGSSTLVPTALAALRAAHPGTRVSLVDAEPPRSVEMLRDGDCDVALAFRYGEAAGADAEWADLVVRPLLTDRLVGLVPEGHRLAEADTVAIGDLADEPWIAGCPRCRRQLVDVCEAAGFTPRIDFATDDYPAVAGLVGAGLGVAVLPELAIESVRPRGARTVTVEPAVAREIVALTLADLAQVPAVAATLDELTRAAAR; this is encoded by the coding sequence GTGATCGAAGCCCGTCATCTCCGCGTCCTGCGTGCTGTCGCCGCCACCGGTTCGTTCTCCGCAGCCGCGCGGGAACTGGGCTGCACACAACCTGCGGTCAGCCAGCAGATGAAGGCGCTGGAGACCTCCGCCGGGACTCCGCTGCTGATCCGCACGGGCCGTGAGATGCGCCTGACCCAGGCCGGCGAGGCGCTGGTACGCCATGCGGCGGGCATCCTCGCCGGGCTCACCGCGGCCGAGGAGGAGATCGCCGCCATCGCCGGTCTGCGGGCGGGAAGAGTCCGGCTGGTCTCGTTCCCCAGCGGCAGCTCGACGCTGGTGCCCACGGCACTCGCGGCGCTGCGCGCCGCCCACCCCGGCACCCGGGTCTCACTCGTCGACGCCGAACCGCCCCGCTCGGTCGAGATGCTGCGCGACGGCGACTGCGATGTGGCGCTCGCGTTCCGGTACGGCGAAGCGGCCGGCGCGGACGCGGAGTGGGCCGACCTGGTCGTCCGTCCTCTGCTCACCGACCGGCTCGTCGGTCTGGTCCCCGAGGGGCATCGGCTCGCCGAGGCGGACACTGTCGCCATCGGCGATCTCGCGGACGAGCCGTGGATCGCGGGCTGCCCGCGCTGCCGCCGCCAGCTCGTCGATGTCTGCGAGGCGGCGGGCTTCACCCCCCGGATCGACTTCGCCACCGACGACTACCCGGCGGTGGCCGGCCTGGTCGGCGCGGGCCTGGGCGTCGCGGTGCTGCCCGAGCTCGCCATCGAGTCCGTACGCCCCAGGGGCGCCCGCACGGTCACCGTCGAACCGGCCGTCGCCCGCGAGATCGTCGCCCTCACGCTTGCGGATCTGGCCCAGGTCCCTGCGGTCGCCGCGACCCTGGACGAGCTGACCCGCGCCGCCGCCCGCTGA
- a CDS encoding ester cyclase codes for MKFVQLVEYRTTKPEDMNTLMDRWAEATQGKRTASHTLTGRDRSDASHYVEIVEFDSYEKAMKNSHLPETEKAFQEMVALCDGMPSFTDLDVVRDEQMNAATARRCFHEIIVGGNLDGVDEVFAADYRDHDISKDEPGIGRQSIKQDIKGWRDAFDFHFDLDRQVTEGDDVVTLWTWHGTHKGDFQGIAPTGKQCTMTGTTVFRFEDAVIKEGWWHYDALHLMRQLGAF; via the coding sequence ATGAAGTTCGTACAGCTAGTTGAATACAGGACCACAAAGCCCGAAGACATGAACACGCTCATGGACAGGTGGGCCGAGGCGACCCAGGGCAAGCGGACCGCCAGCCACACCCTCACCGGCAGGGACCGCTCCGACGCGTCCCACTACGTCGAGATAGTCGAGTTCGACTCGTACGAGAAAGCGATGAAGAACTCGCACCTCCCGGAGACCGAGAAGGCCTTCCAGGAGATGGTGGCCCTGTGCGACGGCATGCCGTCCTTCACCGACCTCGATGTGGTCCGGGACGAGCAGATGAACGCGGCAACCGCCCGCCGCTGCTTCCACGAGATCATCGTCGGCGGCAACCTGGACGGGGTGGACGAGGTCTTCGCCGCCGACTACCGGGACCACGACATCAGCAAGGACGAGCCCGGGATCGGCAGGCAGAGCATCAAGCAGGACATCAAGGGCTGGCGCGACGCCTTCGATTTCCACTTCGACCTCGACCGCCAGGTGACCGAAGGCGACGACGTGGTGACTCTGTGGACCTGGCACGGCACGCACAAGGGTGACTTCCAGGGCATCGCCCCCACCGGCAAGCAGTGCACGATGACCGGTACCACGGTCTTCCGCTTCGAGGACGCGGTGATCAAGGAAGGCTGGTGGC
- a CDS encoding hydroxyacid dehydrogenase, which translates to MDHTTADRPALLLAMGPGIAERLFTDRHLDRLTALTRTDPRRIAHDLTAPEPALAAALADAEVLLTCWGAPALTAEVLAEAPRLRAVVHAAGSVKHHVTDACWKRGIAVASAAAANSLPVAEYTLAAILLAGKRVLHSAQRYGQLQARHDWHPEFEDAGNYGRTVGVVGASRVGRRVIELLRPFDLQVLLYDPYVGAAEASALGVLRTELDELCARADIVTVHAPELPATRHMIGAWQLGLMRDGATLINTARGSLVDEDALLSEVVAGRLDAVLDVTDPELPPPGSPLYSLPNVLLTPHIAGSLGGELHRLADHALDEVERFAAGLPFADPVQPAALGYSA; encoded by the coding sequence ATGGACCACACAACCGCTGACCGTCCCGCCCTGCTGCTGGCGATGGGCCCGGGCATCGCCGAACGGCTGTTCACCGACCGCCACCTCGACCGTCTCACCGCGCTCACCCGCACCGACCCGCGTCGGATCGCCCACGACCTGACCGCTCCCGAGCCGGCCCTGGCCGCCGCCCTCGCCGACGCCGAGGTGCTGCTGACCTGCTGGGGCGCACCCGCCCTCACCGCCGAGGTGCTGGCCGAAGCTCCCCGACTGCGCGCGGTCGTCCACGCAGCGGGAAGCGTCAAGCACCATGTGACCGACGCCTGTTGGAAGCGGGGCATCGCCGTCGCGTCGGCGGCGGCGGCCAACTCGCTGCCCGTCGCGGAGTACACGCTGGCCGCCATCCTGCTCGCCGGGAAGCGGGTCCTGCACTCGGCCCAGCGGTACGGGCAACTGCAGGCCCGGCACGACTGGCACCCGGAGTTCGAGGACGCCGGCAACTACGGACGTACGGTCGGGGTCGTCGGCGCCTCGCGTGTCGGGCGGCGCGTGATCGAGCTGCTGCGCCCGTTCGATCTGCAGGTTCTGCTGTACGACCCGTATGTCGGTGCCGCCGAGGCCAGCGCGCTCGGCGTCCTGCGCACCGAGCTGGACGAGCTCTGCGCCCGCGCGGACATCGTCACCGTGCATGCCCCTGAGCTGCCGGCCACCCGCCATATGATCGGCGCCTGGCAGCTGGGGCTGATGCGGGACGGGGCAACCTTGATCAACACCGCACGCGGCTCCCTGGTCGACGAGGACGCGCTGCTCAGCGAGGTGGTCGCGGGCCGGCTGGATGCCGTGCTGGATGTGACCGATCCCGAACTGCCGCCGCCCGGCTCGCCGTTGTACAGCCTGCCGAATGTGCTGCTCACCCCGCACATCGCCGGCTCACTGGGCGGCGAGCTGCACCGGCTGGCCGATCACGCGCTGGACGAGGTGGAGCGGTTCGCGGCCGGCCTGCCGTTCGCCGACCCGGTCCAGCCGGCCGCGCTGGGTTACTCGGCCTGA